Proteins encoded by one window of Gordonia jinghuaiqii:
- a CDS encoding MurR/RpiR family transcriptional regulator: MTQGAPLEGTVAQRIRQVRGSLAPGELRVVAALTDGYPTAGLVPIAQLAAEAKVSAPTALRLVSKLGFAGYGAFQEALRDEVQTRLFSPVTVYPAPGNSGHDAGNGSAGDSVLADAASLYTEGVRATINNLSRDDLAVAVAALADADRRVMLLGGRFTSVLAAELHQYLRMLRPGVVLVPASSADRMAAMTDVDDRTVAVLFDYRRYQQTTIEWGLRAAERGAELVLITDVYLSPLASQAAAVLTTSHTGPGPFDSMAHGFILIELLISLVVKELGEPARDRLADFEEMQLAEERERRLPRKG; this comes from the coding sequence ATGACGCAGGGCGCTCCGCTCGAGGGGACTGTCGCGCAGCGCATCCGTCAGGTGCGCGGTTCCCTGGCGCCCGGAGAGCTGCGAGTGGTCGCGGCGCTCACCGACGGCTATCCGACCGCGGGGCTGGTGCCCATCGCGCAGCTCGCCGCCGAGGCGAAGGTGTCTGCGCCGACGGCGCTGCGGCTGGTGAGCAAGCTCGGTTTCGCCGGGTACGGGGCCTTCCAAGAGGCACTCCGCGACGAGGTGCAGACGCGGTTGTTCTCTCCGGTCACCGTCTACCCGGCCCCCGGGAACTCGGGGCACGATGCGGGGAACGGGTCAGCGGGGGACTCCGTCCTCGCCGACGCCGCGTCTCTGTACACCGAAGGCGTGCGCGCCACCATCAACAATCTTTCCAGGGACGACCTCGCCGTCGCGGTCGCGGCGCTGGCCGACGCCGACCGTCGCGTGATGCTCCTGGGCGGCAGGTTCACCTCGGTTCTCGCCGCCGAGCTCCACCAGTATCTGCGGATGCTGCGACCGGGCGTGGTGCTGGTCCCGGCGAGCTCCGCCGACCGCATGGCCGCGATGACCGACGTCGACGACCGCACCGTTGCCGTGCTGTTCGATTACCGGCGATATCAGCAGACCACCATCGAATGGGGCCTGCGAGCTGCCGAGCGTGGCGCCGAACTGGTGCTGATCACCGATGTCTACCTGTCCCCGCTGGCCTCGCAGGCAGCGGCTGTCCTGACCACCAGCCACACCGGGCCCGGCCCGTTCGACTCGATGGCCCACGGATTCATCCTCATCGAGCTGCTCATCTCGCTGGTGGTGAAGGAGCTGGGCGAGCCGGCCCGTGACCGGCTTGCCGACTTCGAGGAGATGCAGCTCGCCGAGGAACGCGAGCGTCGCCTCCCGCGCAAGGGCTGA